Within the Heliomicrobium undosum genome, the region GCAATCGGATGGCGTGAAGGTTAGGTGAGGGTGAGCGTAAGGGTGAAGGGATGGGCGCCCTGATTATTAATTACTTATCGCAAGATTAGTAGAATCACGATCAGTGATTGCTTAAATTGCTAAAAAACGACAACATGAAGGCCCCCTGATGATAGTGTTCAATATCAGCAGGGGGCCTTCTCACTGATAACGTACGTCTTCTTAGAGAAACAGGATGGTTTGAATATTTACTTATAAAAGCATTGCTATTTAGTTAAATTTTTAAGTTTATAATATATGGTTAACAACTTTTGTAGGAGGTGGAGGTGAAATACTTGAAGACAATAATAAATGATGCTCAAAAGAACTGGTACGCTGTTAAAATATTGTTTGAATCAATACACTCTGGCACTGCCAATCTAGATAAAATTGATGAAGCTGATTACGATAGCAGTAAAAAACTCTATGAAGAAAGTATTATTCTAGTAGAAGCTGCAACAATCAAAAATGCATACGAGATTGCTGAAGAACAAGCTTATAGAACAGAGCACGAATACTTAAATACTTACGAACAGCTAGTGAAATGGAGGTTTGTAAAATTACTTCATGTTTTTGAACTAAATGATAATCAATTGAACAGTGGAACAGAAGTCTATTCGAGATTTATACATGCAAGAAAAGAGGATGACATCAAAGATATTATTAATCGTTATTATCCTGAAGCCCTAGATCCGAAAGAAGAACCTAAGCCGGACGGATGATAAGAGGGCGTGGAAAATACGCTGAACGTCGGTGAAGAGCATCCAGAACGTCGATGGCATCCCAAGAGAGATTTTCAGCAATTTTGGGGAAACAGGAGTAAAAGCCCGCCAATTGTGGCGAGCTTTTTTTGTGGGGTGAAGGTGTGGGGAACTACAGCGGGACTACAGAGAATGTAACTGGGTTTCATATATCCCTTACAGCGTCTTCAGTTCCTTCTTCAACACCTTGCCCGTGGCGTTCCTCGGCAAGGCCTCCAGTTCGACGATCTCCCGTGGCAATTTATAGGTGGCCAGGTTAGTCCGTAGGTAAGCCATTAGTTCCTTCCGGTTCAACTCGACGCCTTCCCTGACTACGACGAAGGCGCGAACCGCCTCCCCGCGCGTTTTGTCGGGCGTGCCGATCACAGCGGCCTCTTTCACGGACGGGTGGGCATAGAGGACCTCTTCGACTTCCCGCGGGTAGACGTTGAGGCCGCCAACGATGATCAGGTCCTTTTTCCGGTCGACGATGAAGATGTACCCCTCGTCATCCCTGTAGGCCAGATCGCCCGTGTAGAGCCAGCCATCGCGGATGGCCGTTGCAGTCTCCTGGGGCAGGCCGAAATAGCCGGACATGACGTTCGGCCCCTGGCAGATCAGTTCGCCCACCTCGCCGGGGGGCAGTTCCTGGCCTTCGGTGTCGACGATCTTGACGGAGACGGCGGCGATGGGAAGGCCGATGGAGCCCGGCTTCGTCCGTCCGACGGGGTTGAAGGTGACCACCGGCGACGCCTCGGAGAGGCCGTAACCCTCAACGATGGACTGGCCTGTTTTTTCTTTAAAACTGTTGAGCGTCTCGACAGGCAGGGAGGCGCCGCCGGAGACGAAGAGGCGGACGCCGGCCAGGTCCTCGGGCCGGGCAACGGAGGTGTAGATCCCGTACATGGCCGGCACGCCGGTGACGACGTTGACGTCGTGCGCTTGGATCAAAGCCAGTGCTTCCTTGGGCTGGAAGGCCTCCATGATCGTGATCGTCGCGCCGTTAAGCAGCGCTGTTGTGACGCAGCAGGTCCAGGCAAAGCTGTGGAACATGGGCAGCACACAGAGGTAGTTATCCGATTCGGCGGCATGGATCGTCTCCGTATAGGAACGGGCGTTGCTGACCAGGTTGCGGTGGGAGAGGATGGCGCCCTTCGGTCGACCCGTCGTCCCGGAGGTGTAGAGGATGACGCAGGGATCCTCGGCGGTGAGGACCGCATCAGGTACGGGGAGGTCGCCGTAGGCGGGCGCCTCTTCCCGCAATGCCGATAGCAGGTGCTGGGCCGGCAGGTCGCTGTCGTTCAACTCGGCGCTGGCCAGTTCCAGGGCGCGGTCGGTGACGACGTGGCGGGAACCGGCGTCACTGAGGATGTAGCCGATTTCCCTCGGGCGGAACATGATGTTGAGGGGGATGACGACGGCGCCGAGGCTGGCGATGGCCATGTAGGCGAAGATGAAATCGGCCGAGTTGCGGCAAAAGAGGCCAACCCGTTCGCCGGGGCGCACGCCGCGGGCGTAGAGGCAGCGGCGGTAGCGGTCGACCGTCTCCTGGAGGGTGGCGTAACTGTAACGGCCGTTCTTTTCAATGAGGGCCGTTTTTTCCGGAGTGCCCTGCCGGATCAGTTCGTGGACGAGCACAGGGAGATCCCTCTTTCCATATAAGATTGCCTGAAAGGGCCTTTGCCGGAACGCTTCGGCGGGCACGCAGCGTCTCGGTATCTCGTCATCTCGACGGCTCCGAGACTGTTGGCCCTAACCGAAAGCAAATGCGCCCCTTTGCGTTTTGTATCCATAACTCTATCACCGGGCCATCAGCGCCGCAATGTCCGCAGACATATTTTTTGTCCAAGTGTGATCAATATCACAGATTCATCGCAGAAGGCAAGTTATTATATAAGTAAGTTACTAAGTTATAAAAACGAAAGGGGAACTGGACCATGTTCTGTTACCAGTGCTCGCAAACCGTCAAAGGCGGTTGCACGAAGATCGGCGTCTGCGGCAAGAATGAGGATATCGCCAGCCTCCAGGATACAATCATCTTCGGCCTCAAAGGCGTCGCCGCCTATGCGACCCACGCCCGCGAACTGGGCTACAGCGACCCTGAGGTGGACGCCATCACCCAGGAGGCCCTCTATTCGACGCTGACCAACTCCAACTTCAATCTCGGCGAGCATGTGGCCATGGCCCTGAAGGTGGGCACGGCCACCGTCAAGGTGATGGACCTGCTCGACCGCGCCCATACAGACAAGTTCGGCATCCCTGTCCCCATCGCCGTCTCCTCTGACAAGGTGGAGGGCAAGTCCATCCTCGTCACCGGCCACAACCTGCACGCTCTGCTCGAAC harbors:
- a CDS encoding DUF4288 domain-containing protein, with the translated sequence MKYLKTIINDAQKNWYAVKILFESIHSGTANLDKIDEADYDSSKKLYEESIILVEAATIKNAYEIAEEQAYRTEHEYLNTYEQLVKWRFVKLLHVFELNDNQLNSGTEVYSRFIHARKEDDIKDIINRYYPEALDPKEEPKPDG
- a CDS encoding long-chain-fatty-acid--CoA ligase; this encodes MLVHELIRQGTPEKTALIEKNGRYSYATLQETVDRYRRCLYARGVRPGERVGLFCRNSADFIFAYMAIASLGAVVIPLNIMFRPREIGYILSDAGSRHVVTDRALELASAELNDSDLPAQHLLSALREEAPAYGDLPVPDAVLTAEDPCVILYTSGTTGRPKGAILSHRNLVSNARSYTETIHAAESDNYLCVLPMFHSFAWTCCVTTALLNGATITIMEAFQPKEALALIQAHDVNVVTGVPAMYGIYTSVARPEDLAGVRLFVSGGASLPVETLNSFKEKTGQSIVEGYGLSEASPVVTFNPVGRTKPGSIGLPIAAVSVKIVDTEGQELPPGEVGELICQGPNVMSGYFGLPQETATAIRDGWLYTGDLAYRDDEGYIFIVDRKKDLIIVGGLNVYPREVEEVLYAHPSVKEAAVIGTPDKTRGEAVRAFVVVREGVELNRKELMAYLRTNLATYKLPREIVELEALPRNATGKVLKKELKTL